In Corynebacterium aquilae DSM 44791, the genomic stretch GTGGGCACCGTGGTGACGGGTATTGCCGGGCTGGCCGGCCACACGGGTAGCCACGTCTTGGGGGTCATGTCGATCATCGCCTATGGCTTCCTGGTGTGCGCCTGGATGATTGTTGCGGTGCGCACGGTGCGTATGCACTTAGGCCAGTAACTAGGCGCGTTGGAAAAAGCAGCGCCGCGGCTGTGCCCCCTTTGTGGGTAGGGCTGCGGCGCTGCTGTCGCGTTACAGGCTAGGTGGTCTCAAGCGTTGCTTGGGCGGCGGCGCGGGCTTTGACGGTGGCCCAGGCGGTGAATCCGAGAAGCACTACCGGGATGATCAGCAGCATGGTGGAGACCACCTGTTCTTTGCCCATGAAGAAAAACACGATACTCACCACAACAAGGACGATTTGCGCGAGGGTGAGGGCGTTGATGATGGGCAGTGCGGCTTGGTGTCCGGCGATCCAGGCTTCATCGCTGTCGGTGACCGGTTTGATGCGGATGCCCGCGACAGCGTTGCGCCCGGTGCGTCCTTGGGCGGCTGATTTGGTGATGGCCTGCACAACAAGGGCCGGAACACCCAATGCAAGCAAAACGATGATGGGCAGGATTGAGTCCATGATTGGGCTCCTCGTCAGTTCGCGCACGTGCCTGTGGGTCAGCAGGTCGACAGGTTGCTTTGAGTGTAAAAGAAAAACTTGCTCAGGTGCTGCTTTTTGCATGGAAAATGCCCTCGCACAGCGTGCGGGGGCATTTTTCTATGTTTTGTGCTCGCAGGTGGGGGTTAGGAGCACTTCACGATGGGTGCCGGGTCGTAGACCGTGGTGGTGGTGTTGCGGGAGACTTCGTTGCCGGACAGGTCGCGCACCACGCGGGTATCGGAGGTGGTGAAGCCGGGCGCGCCGGTGGAGGGCACGCAGCTGTCGCCGCTGAGGGTGATGGCTTTGGGTTGGGTTTCGGCCCAGCGGCCACCGTTGGTGGAGTCGACTTGGTAGGTCTTTTTGCCCATCATGTCGACGGTGATGGTGTTTTGGTCGCCGTAGGCGCGGATCAGCACCGGGTAGGGGCTGGTGTTTTTGAATTGCAGGTCGATGGCGCCTTCGAAGACGGTGGCTTCGCGGCCCGCGGGGTAGCGGGAGATGTAGTAGCTGTGCGGGGTGTGGGCGACGTCTTCCATGCCGGCGAAGTAGGCGGCGTTGTACAGGGTGGTGGCGAATTGGCTGATTCCGCCGCCGACGGCTTTGTCGGCGTGGCCGTCCATGATGATGCCGGATTCGATGAATCCTTGGGCGGTGCCGCGGGGCCCGGTGTAGCCGTTGAGGCTGAAGGTTTGACCGGGGGCCACGATCGCGCCGTCGACCATTTGGGCGACTTTGCGGATGTTGACGCCGCTGGCGTAGCTGAAGCCGCCGGTGGTGAAGGAGGAAACCTTGTCGTCGAAGGTGGCTTTTTCGGCTTGGGCGGTGGTGAAGGTGGCTTTTTCGTCTTTGTAGGCGGCGGGGAATTCGCGGTCTTTGTCGCCGATGACGCGGTCGGCGAAGCCGTCCATGGTGGCTTCCCAGTCGATGGCTACACCGTCGGCGGAGGGGGTGACGGTCTTGTTGCCGGAGACGAAGGAGATCTTGGCGTTGCGCATTTGCACTTCGGTGGCCGAGAGGTTTTCGGCGAGCAGTTCTTGTGCTTTGGCGGTGTCGACGACGGGTTCGAGTTGGCCGCCTTTGTTGTCGAAGTGGAGGATTTCGCCCATGCGTTCAATGGGGATGATGCCGTCGATGTTGTCGCGGCCTTTGGCGATGATGTCACCGCTGATGGCTTTGGCGGCCGGTCCTTCGGCGGCTTTTTTGACGGCGTCGTTGTTGACTTGGGGTTTGACCGGGTTGGGGGTGATGGTGACTCCGTCGGCGTCGAGCCAGCTGGCGCTGATGGTGCGGCGCAGGTCGCTGGGGTCGACGTCTTGGCCGTCGGCGGCGTCGGTGGTGACGATGTCACCGTCTTGGAAGTTCACCGCACCGTTGGTGGGGTCGATGTGTAGTTGGTTGGTGAGTTCTTGGGTGGCGGGCACGAAGCGTTGCTGGTCGACGTCGGAGACCAGCTCGATGGGGTGTTCCACGAAGAAGGATTTGATGCGCACGATCGGGTTGAGGGAGGGCTCGCCGGCCGCCGCGATGGTGGCGGGGATGTCGATGCCGAGGCCGATGTCGGCGGGGATGAATTCGGCGGTTTTTTCGCCGGCGGTGATCTTCACGGGCCGGGTGTTGCGCTCGTTGGCGACCTGGGTGAGTACCCGGGTGGCTTCCTCGGTGGTGTCGCCGCCGATGTTGGTGCCGGCGACGACGGTGCCGCGGGGGACGCGGTCTTTCATCAGCACAAAGTCAGCGCCGTAGGCGACGCCGCCGGCGATAACCATGCCAAGGAG encodes the following:
- a CDS encoding VanW family protein; amino-acid sequence: MVIAGGVAYGADFVLMKDRVPRGTVVAGTNIGGDTTEEATRVLTQVANERNTRPVKITAGEKTAEFIPADIGLGIDIPATIAAAGEPSLNPIVRIKSFFVEHPIELVSDVDQQRFVPATQELTNQLHIDPTNGAVNFQDGDIVTTDAADGQDVDPSDLRRTISASWLDADGVTITPNPVKPQVNNDAVKKAAEGPAAKAISGDIIAKGRDNIDGIIPIERMGEILHFDNKGGQLEPVVDTAKAQELLAENLSATEVQMRNAKISFVSGNKTVTPSADGVAIDWEATMDGFADRVIGDKDREFPAAYKDEKATFTTAQAEKATFDDKVSSFTTGGFSYASGVNIRKVAQMVDGAIVAPGQTFSLNGYTGPRGTAQGFIESGIIMDGHADKAVGGGISQFATTLYNAAYFAGMEDVAHTPHSYYISRYPAGREATVFEGAIDLQFKNTSPYPVLIRAYGDQNTITVDMMGKKTYQVDSTNGGRWAETQPKAITLSGDSCVPSTGAPGFTTSDTRVVRDLSGNEVSRNTTTTVYDPAPIVKCS